One window of Tepidanaerobacter acetatoxydans Re1 genomic DNA carries:
- a CDS encoding ABC transporter substrate-binding protein has translation MRLLKSKLFALLLCLVLIASFAAGCGNKEANKGAQESTPTQTNGGKADSQNYKVYLITMDQMDQHWVNVDKGCRQAVSELGNIDYKWLAPDVKDDAKQIECINNAVAGGADAILLAANGPVAVQSALEEAQAAGVKIVYVDSPADFPAIQTLATDNKAAGKTAGEEMLKALEAAGIKEGKIGVISVNAATASTVAREEGFREALKGSSFEVLETQYCDGDAAKSKDAAANFITQGCVGLFGANEGSTVGIGNAIKEAGKNVIGVGFDKSDAILNLIKEGYLLCTMAQNPEVMGYEGVKTAAKALNGEETGHEFIDTGVSVITKDDVK, from the coding sequence GTGAGACTTCTAAAATCTAAGTTGTTTGCGTTGTTGCTGTGTTTGGTTTTGATTGCTAGCTTTGCAGCCGGTTGTGGCAATAAAGAAGCAAATAAAGGAGCACAAGAGTCTACACCTACACAAACAAATGGAGGTAAAGCCGATTCCCAAAATTATAAAGTATATTTAATTACAATGGATCAAATGGATCAGCACTGGGTAAATGTAGATAAAGGATGTAGACAGGCAGTATCTGAGCTGGGTAATATTGACTATAAGTGGTTAGCCCCTGATGTTAAAGATGATGCGAAACAGATTGAATGTATTAATAATGCTGTAGCTGGTGGAGCGGATGCGATACTGCTTGCTGCTAACGGTCCTGTAGCAGTTCAGTCTGCACTCGAAGAAGCCCAAGCAGCTGGTGTTAAAATTGTCTATGTCGATTCTCCGGCGGATTTTCCCGCTATTCAAACCTTAGCGACTGATAACAAAGCTGCTGGAAAGACAGCCGGTGAGGAAATGCTTAAAGCGCTTGAAGCTGCGGGCATTAAGGAAGGTAAAATTGGCGTTATTAGCGTAAATGCCGCCACAGCATCTACAGTGGCACGTGAAGAAGGTTTTAGGGAAGCATTAAAAGGCAGCAGTTTTGAGGTTCTTGAAACACAGTATTGTGATGGTGATGCGGCCAAATCCAAGGATGCCGCTGCTAATTTCATAACCCAAGGCTGTGTGGGTCTATTTGGAGCTAATGAAGGTTCAACGGTTGGAATTGGCAATGCTATCAAAGAAGCCGGCAAGAATGTTATAGGAGTTGGGTTTGACAAGTCAGATGCAATTCTCAATCTCATTAAAGAAGGCTATTTACTCTGCACAATGGCACAAAACCCGGAAGTGATGGGTTATGAAGGTGTAAAAACTGCTGCGAAGGCCTTAAATGGTGAAGAAACTGGCCATGAGTTTATTGATACAGGTGTGTCGGTTATAACAAAAGACGATGTTAAGTAG
- a CDS encoding 6-phosphofructokinase: protein MKKNLVLAQSGGPTSVINASCYGIIKEARKYEIKLYAAKFGIEGILQNNLIDMTNISESDLNLLRYSPSAAFGSCRHKLKDEDFEKIIETFDKYQIGYFVYIGGNDSMDTAHRLSEYIKKIGRDIKVIGVPKTIDNDLVNTHFCPGYGSAAKYIATSVREMSLDADVYAKDIVTIVEVMGRNSGFLAAAGALARDNVVSSPHLIYFPEIPFDENEFLNDVKTTFKRNNGKVFIVASEGLKNKDGNYIYLNEQKADAFGNVQMGGVGHYMRHLVTENITKRVKVVELSIIQRCAAHAASLADNEAAVMVGEAAVKKIMDGVSDIMISIKNTDNGFEAGTVPLSEVANRTKLLPSQWIDSKNRWVTQDAIDYMLPLIQGEVKVPYVNGIPKYIRFI, encoded by the coding sequence TTGAAAAAAAACCTTGTTCTCGCCCAATCAGGAGGTCCTACATCAGTTATCAATGCTAGTTGCTATGGTATTATAAAAGAAGCCAGAAAATACGAAATTAAATTATATGCAGCAAAATTCGGTATCGAGGGTATATTACAAAATAATTTGATCGATATGACCAATATCAGCGAATCAGATTTAAATCTTTTAAGATATTCACCATCGGCAGCTTTCGGCTCCTGCAGACATAAACTCAAAGATGAGGATTTTGAAAAAATAATTGAAACCTTTGACAAGTATCAGATAGGTTATTTTGTCTATATCGGCGGTAATGACTCTATGGACACTGCCCATAGATTATCGGAGTATATTAAAAAGATAGGTAGGGACATTAAAGTCATAGGTGTGCCTAAAACTATTGATAATGATCTTGTGAATACACATTTTTGCCCCGGCTATGGAAGCGCTGCAAAGTATATAGCTACAAGCGTGCGTGAAATGTCGTTGGATGCTGATGTTTATGCAAAGGACATCGTCACTATTGTGGAAGTTATGGGACGGAATAGCGGCTTTTTGGCTGCCGCCGGTGCATTGGCTCGTGATAATGTTGTCAGTTCACCTCATTTAATATATTTCCCTGAAATACCCTTTGATGAAAATGAATTTTTAAATGATGTCAAGACAACTTTTAAAAGAAATAACGGCAAAGTATTTATAGTAGCTTCTGAAGGCCTCAAGAACAAGGATGGTAATTATATTTATTTAAACGAGCAGAAAGCCGATGCCTTTGGAAATGTACAAATGGGCGGCGTAGGACATTACATGAGACATCTTGTAACTGAAAATATAACAAAACGGGTTAAGGTTGTTGAGCTGTCAATTATCCAGCGCTGTGCGGCTCATGCGGCTTCACTTGCAGATAATGAGGCTGCTGTCATGGTTGGAGAGGCTGCTGTAAAAAAAATCATGGATGGCGTAAGCGATATAATGATATCTATCAAGAACACTGATAACGGCTTTGAAGCTGGAACAGTTCCCCTATCCGAAGTTGCCAATCGTACTAAACTATTGCCTAGCCAGTGGATAGATAGTAAAAATAGGTGGGTTACACAGGATGCCATCGATTACATGCTGCCACTTATTCAAGGCGAGGTAAAAGTTCCTTATGTAAACGGCATACCTAAATATATAAGGTTTATTTAG
- the thiT gene encoding energy-coupled thiamine transporter ThiT, which produces MNTAVNFFEDFAEITPITWLVLFCIFAFVVVLSTLGKHTKFNTKAIVYGGLCVAVAFILSYIRLYRWPQGGSITLASALPIFIYAYIFGPAAGLMAGTAYGLLQLVQDPYILHPFQVFLDYILAFAAWGLAGFFRNNISLGIIAGGLGQIFSSFLSGVIFFASFAPEGMSPIVYSIAVNGTVLGTDILICLLISMIPKVRKVIEQLKNQVK; this is translated from the coding sequence TTGAATACTGCAGTTAATTTTTTCGAAGACTTTGCGGAAATAACTCCAATAACATGGCTTGTTTTGTTTTGCATTTTTGCGTTTGTGGTGGTGCTTAGCACCCTAGGGAAACACACAAAGTTTAATACAAAAGCTATTGTATATGGTGGTCTTTGCGTTGCAGTTGCCTTTATACTGTCCTACATTCGGTTATATCGCTGGCCGCAGGGGGGTTCTATAACTTTGGCAAGTGCACTGCCAATATTTATCTATGCCTATATTTTCGGACCGGCTGCAGGTTTGATGGCTGGAACAGCATATGGTCTTTTGCAACTTGTTCAAGACCCATATATATTACACCCGTTTCAGGTCTTCCTGGATTATATTTTAGCCTTTGCAGCATGGGGACTAGCTGGATTTTTCCGTAATAATATCAGTTTAGGTATTATCGCAGGAGGTCTTGGCCAGATATTTTCAAGTTTTCTTTCAGGAGTCATATTTTTTGCGTCTTTTGCTCCTGAAGGGATGAGCCCCATTGTCTATTCAATAGCAGTAAACGGCACGGTATTAGGAACAGATATTTTAATATGTCTTTTGATTTCAATGATTCCTAAGGTCCGAAAAGTTATTGAACAGCTAAAGAATCAAGTAAAATAA
- a CDS encoding Hsp20/alpha crystallin family protein, with protein MQSRGLMPWRRRKTLLPEFFDWAFNTDDLTNFFDEFDFKPFKVDLRETDKEYIIEADLPGCDKDNIKISYEGDILTINANYEEATEEKDKNFIRRERRQGNFSRSIPIPDNVKSDAIKANFNNGVLKVILPKLEISKPSGKIIDIE; from the coding sequence ATGCAAAGTAGAGGTTTGATGCCTTGGAGGCGGCGTAAGACTTTACTTCCTGAGTTTTTTGACTGGGCTTTTAACACTGATGATTTAACAAATTTTTTTGACGAGTTTGATTTTAAGCCTTTTAAAGTGGATTTAAGGGAAACCGATAAGGAATATATAATTGAAGCAGATCTTCCCGGCTGTGATAAGGATAATATTAAAATTAGTTATGAAGGGGACATCCTTACAATCAACGCAAATTATGAGGAAGCCACCGAAGAAAAAGATAAGAATTTTATTCGACGCGAACGCCGTCAAGGCAATTTTTCCAGGTCCATTCCTATCCCAGACAATGTTAAAAGTGATGCGATTAAAGCAAACTTTAACAATGGCGTCTTAAAGGTTATTTTGCCAAAATTAGAAATCTCAAAGCCGAGCGGAAAAATTATAGATATTGAATAG
- the acpS gene encoding holo-ACP synthase, with protein MQIGVDIIEINRIKKACQRKAFEKRFFTCRELSEINGKKNYYMHLSGKYAAKEAVVKALGTGFRNIKWKDIEILSDISGKPIVAITGKALEIFKSKNFKSMLVTISHSKEYAIAFAVALGGAEDESSESLYYEEDGSNSR; from the coding sequence ATGCAAATTGGTGTGGATATTATTGAAATAAATAGAATAAAAAAAGCTTGTCAAAGGAAGGCATTTGAGAAGCGTTTCTTTACTTGCAGGGAGCTTAGTGAAATAAACGGCAAAAAGAATTATTACATGCATCTTTCCGGAAAATATGCCGCAAAAGAAGCTGTGGTAAAAGCATTAGGTACTGGTTTTCGCAATATAAAATGGAAAGATATAGAAATTTTAAGTGATATATCTGGAAAACCGATAGTTGCTATAACAGGGAAAGCTCTAGAAATATTCAAGTCAAAGAACTTTAAAAGCATGCTTGTTACAATTTCGCACAGTAAGGAATATGCTATAGCTTTTGCTGTAGCACTTGGAGGTGCAGAAGATGAAAGCAGTGAGTCCCTCTACTATGAGGAAGATGGATCAAACAGCCGTTGA
- a CDS encoding bifunctional ADP-dependent NAD(P)H-hydrate dehydratase/NAD(P)H-hydrate epimerase yields the protein MKAVSPSTMRKMDQTAVETYEIPGVVLMENAGREVALAVKNMWDCQREDKRPANMTKVVLFCGKGNNGGDGFVAARHLANMGFDTNVFIIANPSSITGDAAINLKIAKNMGLKIKVIDEETDLNAVMKMTSNASILVDAILGTGLKGDVRGIARNVIEMINKSEIPVIAVDIPSGICGETGKVLGNAVKAEQTVTMAAPKIGLLLYPGVEYVGKLIVADIGMPINLIESNEAEAEFLDCKWVSNCFKEYPPDAHKGTFGKVFVIAGSYGMTGAAALSAEAAVRSGAGLVILGIPESLNDILEVKLTEAMTIPLPETPERCISIAALDKALQFANQSKVVVLGPGLSAKNETKQFVMQFILNCKVPMVIDADGLNALAEYPETLNKAQAPVIITPHPGEIARLLSITSSEVQQDRISSVKTAAKRFGCTVVLKGARTLVATSEGKLFINPTGNAGMATGGSGDVLSGIIGAFLARGMKPYEAAAAGVYLHGLAGDLAAREKGEICLAAGDIIDYLYKAIKDIKEYKDAQRTSKYQTYLG from the coding sequence ATGAAAGCAGTGAGTCCCTCTACTATGAGGAAGATGGATCAAACAGCCGTTGAAACTTACGAAATTCCCGGAGTTGTTCTCATGGAAAATGCCGGTAGAGAGGTAGCGTTGGCTGTAAAGAATATGTGGGATTGTCAAAGAGAAGATAAAAGACCGGCAAACATGACAAAAGTTGTATTATTCTGTGGTAAAGGCAACAATGGCGGTGATGGTTTTGTAGCTGCTCGGCACCTAGCTAATATGGGTTTTGATACAAATGTGTTTATTATAGCAAATCCAAGCAGCATAACAGGTGATGCAGCTATAAATTTGAAAATTGCAAAGAATATGGGCTTAAAGATAAAAGTCATTGATGAAGAAACAGATTTAAATGCAGTAATGAAAATGACAAGCAATGCCTCAATCTTGGTCGATGCCATACTTGGCACAGGATTAAAGGGTGATGTGAGAGGTATTGCTCGAAATGTAATCGAAATGATTAACAAATCAGAAATTCCGGTAATTGCTGTGGATATACCTTCAGGGATATGTGGCGAAACGGGGAAGGTGCTTGGAAATGCAGTGAAGGCTGAGCAGACGGTTACTATGGCTGCTCCTAAAATAGGTTTACTACTCTATCCCGGAGTTGAATATGTAGGTAAGTTAATTGTTGCCGACATAGGTATGCCGATAAATTTAATTGAATCTAATGAAGCTGAGGCTGAATTTCTGGATTGCAAGTGGGTTTCGAATTGTTTTAAAGAATATCCTCCTGACGCCCATAAAGGCACTTTTGGCAAAGTCTTTGTTATTGCCGGCTCCTATGGAATGACAGGAGCAGCGGCTCTGTCGGCAGAAGCCGCGGTGAGAAGTGGAGCGGGCCTGGTAATACTTGGAATTCCCGAAAGCCTGAACGACATCCTTGAGGTAAAACTTACGGAAGCTATGACAATACCGCTTCCTGAAACGCCAGAACGCTGTATTAGCATTGCTGCTCTTGATAAGGCATTACAGTTTGCAAACCAAAGTAAGGTTGTAGTCCTGGGGCCGGGTCTTTCTGCAAAAAATGAAACAAAACAATTTGTAATGCAGTTTATTCTAAACTGTAAAGTGCCAATGGTTATCGATGCTGACGGCTTAAACGCTTTGGCAGAATATCCGGAGACCTTAAATAAAGCACAAGCTCCGGTGATTATTACTCCACATCCCGGAGAGATAGCCCGACTTCTTTCTATAACTTCATCGGAAGTTCAACAGGACAGAATATCTTCTGTTAAGACAGCAGCCAAGAGGTTCGGCTGCACAGTAGTCTTAAAGGGTGCCAGGACTTTAGTCGCTACTTCCGAGGGAAAGTTGTTCATTAATCCTACGGGTAATGCTGGGATGGCTACTGGCGGCAGTGGCGATGTACTTTCAGGTATTATTGGAGCTTTTTTGGCTCGCGGCATGAAACCTTATGAGGCTGCAGCAGCAGGTGTATACTTGCATGGCTTAGCCGGTGACCTTGCAGCCAGGGAAAAAGGAGAAATATGTCTTGCAGCCGGAGATATTATTGATTATTTGTATAAAGCAATAAAGGATATTAAGGAGTATAAAGATGCCCAAAGAACTTCTAAATATCAGACCTACTTGGGCTGA
- the alr gene encoding alanine racemase, translating to MPKELLNIRPTWAEINLDDLRHNLLEIRRITSTNAKLCAIVKADGYGHGAVEVAQTALSCGAHYLGVAFLDEAVELREKGIKAPILILGFTPENQFDTIIEHDITQTVYSLKSAILLSEKALKRKKKAKVHIKLDTGMSRIGFQTDASSISDIRKLFQLEGLKVEGILTHFAKADEKDRTVTEEQFRIFTEAVNTIEAKDYKIPIKHIANSAGIIEYPNTHLDMVRPGIILYGMYPSDEITKSKIHLKPILSLKTRVAHVKSLPKGKAISYGGTYITERHTIIATLPVGYADGYSRLLSSRAQVLINGQRAPVVGRICMDQCMVDVTDIQGEVKPKDEVTLIGADGSERIEAEDIAKIIGTINYEITCGISKRVPRVYISNGKIQNIKNFLVK from the coding sequence ATGCCCAAAGAACTTCTAAATATCAGACCTACTTGGGCTGAGATTAATTTAGATGATTTACGACATAACTTATTGGAAATTAGAAGAATTACTTCCACCAACGCCAAATTATGTGCGATAGTAAAGGCAGATGGATACGGACACGGAGCCGTAGAAGTTGCACAGACTGCTCTTTCTTGTGGAGCACATTATCTTGGAGTGGCATTTTTGGATGAAGCAGTAGAACTAAGGGAAAAAGGCATAAAAGCACCCATCCTTATTTTGGGTTTTACACCTGAAAATCAATTTGATACAATAATAGAACACGATATTACTCAGACCGTATATAGTCTAAAATCTGCAATTTTGCTTTCTGAAAAGGCTTTAAAGCGAAAGAAAAAAGCCAAAGTTCATATAAAACTTGATACGGGTATGAGCCGGATAGGTTTTCAAACGGATGCATCTTCTATTTCAGATATCAGAAAACTGTTTCAGCTTGAGGGCCTAAAAGTAGAAGGCATTTTGACTCATTTTGCAAAGGCAGATGAAAAAGATAGAACAGTTACTGAAGAACAATTTCGAATTTTTACTGAAGCGGTAAATACTATTGAAGCAAAAGACTACAAGATACCAATAAAGCATATTGCTAATAGTGCGGGTATTATAGAGTATCCAAATACACATCTTGATATGGTTCGACCAGGCATTATCCTTTACGGCATGTATCCTTCAGATGAAATTACCAAAAGTAAAATCCATTTAAAACCCATACTGAGTTTAAAAACTCGAGTAGCTCATGTTAAGTCATTGCCGAAGGGCAAAGCAATTAGCTATGGTGGAACATATATAACTGAAAGGCATACCATTATTGCAACACTACCGGTGGGGTATGCTGATGGCTACTCAAGACTGCTTTCGTCCCGAGCCCAGGTACTGATAAATGGGCAACGAGCTCCGGTTGTAGGACGTATTTGCATGGATCAATGCATGGTAGATGTTACTGACATACAAGGTGAGGTAAAACCGAAAGATGAAGTTACATTAATTGGAGCCGATGGCAGCGAGAGAATCGAGGCTGAAGACATAGCAAAAATCATAGGAACTATAAATTATGAAATAACTTGTGGTATATCAAAAAGAGTGCCAAGGGTATATATTAGTAATGGTAAAATACAAAATATCAAAAATTTTTTGGTAAAATAG
- a CDS encoding CopG family ribbon-helix-helix protein has translation MAELKRIVVSLPDNLLEEVDYFVALENRNRSEFIRDAMKLYIKEMEKIRIREQLKAGYMQMAELNIKFAEMGICEDYKDFVLYETRLSGCE, from the coding sequence ATGGCGGAATTAAAACGCATTGTTGTTAGTTTGCCGGATAATTTATTAGAAGAGGTAGATTATTTCGTTGCTTTGGAAAATAGAAATCGCAGTGAATTTATTCGCGATGCAATGAAATTATATATTAAAGAAATGGAGAAGATAAGGATAAGGGAACAGTTAAAAGCCGGTTACATGCAGATGGCAGAATTAAACATAAAATTTGCAGAAATGGGGATATGTGAGGATTACAAAGACTTTGTACTATATGAAACAAGACTTTCGGGGTGTGAATAA
- a CDS encoding type II toxin-antitoxin system PemK/MazF family toxin: protein MLVRRGDIFYADLNPVVGSEQGGIRPVLVVQNDVGNKYSPTVIIAAITSQIDKAKLPTHVELQSKDYGLEKDSVILLEQLRTIDKRRLKEKITILDQDIMKKVDEALKVSLGLEEL from the coding sequence GTGCTGGTTAGGCGTGGTGACATATTTTATGCAGACCTAAATCCGGTAGTCGGATCGGAACAGGGCGGCATTAGACCGGTATTAGTGGTACAGAACGATGTAGGAAATAAATACAGTCCTACTGTTATTATTGCTGCAATTACTTCGCAGATCGATAAGGCAAAACTGCCCACACATGTAGAATTGCAAAGCAAGGATTATGGTCTTGAAAAGGATTCGGTAATTTTGCTTGAACAGCTTAGGACAATAGATAAGCGAAGGCTAAAAGAAAAGATTACAATTTTAGATCAGGATATAATGAAAAAAGTCGATGAAGCATTAAAAGTTAGCCTAGGGCTTGAGGAACTGTAA
- a CDS encoding HD-GYP domain-containing protein: MKIKTKTKTRFFTELMMALSLMMDLDENRKIYHAWRVAILAERMSRKILPEYRTQIFYAGLLHDIGAISLKEHVIHYTDIEEHFKNPVLLKHSEKSAQIVSEIGPLTIAANMIIEHHEYWDGRGYPKGLKGNNINLGAQILRIADTFDILARVKPPLDLNGVKTILFARRGSEFSDLMCELMIATLEEGNFFDEIMDEKRVSEMLPKAMRELPPFDLTACNIDIRNAVKVFAQVIDAKHSYTAGHSERVALYTYRLAKGMGLFEETAKKYEIAAYLHDAGKVAVPKSILDKPSALTLEEFKLMKRHPVYTMEIISMISELKDLVPVAGGHHERYDGRGYPDGASGENIPLGARIMAVADSFDAMTSFRPYQKTKSKDEAKKELIKNAGSQFDPEIVKVATRVL, translated from the coding sequence ATGAAGATAAAGACAAAGACGAAGACCCGGTTTTTTACGGAGCTCATGATGGCACTGTCTTTAATGATGGATTTAGATGAAAACAGGAAAATCTATCACGCATGGAGGGTTGCAATTTTAGCTGAAAGAATGTCGCGAAAAATATTACCCGAATATAGAACTCAGATATTTTATGCAGGACTTTTGCATGATATAGGTGCAATATCTTTAAAGGAGCACGTGATTCACTACACAGATATAGAAGAACATTTTAAAAATCCCGTACTGTTAAAACATAGCGAAAAGAGTGCTCAAATCGTAAGTGAAATAGGTCCGCTAACTATTGCGGCAAATATGATAATAGAGCACCATGAGTATTGGGACGGCAGGGGATACCCGAAAGGCCTAAAAGGCAACAACATAAACTTGGGAGCACAGATATTAAGAATTGCCGATACCTTTGATATTTTAGCTAGAGTAAAGCCCCCGCTGGATCTAAATGGAGTAAAAACTATTCTTTTCGCACGCAGAGGCTCGGAGTTTTCAGATTTAATGTGTGAGCTAATGATTGCGACCCTGGAAGAGGGTAATTTTTTTGATGAAATTATGGATGAAAAAAGAGTTTCAGAAATGCTGCCGAAAGCTATGAGGGAGTTGCCTCCTTTTGACTTAACAGCATGCAACATAGATATAAGAAATGCAGTCAAAGTGTTTGCTCAAGTCATTGATGCCAAGCACAGTTATACGGCAGGTCACTCGGAACGTGTAGCACTTTATACATATAGGCTTGCTAAGGGTATGGGTTTATTTGAGGAAACGGCTAAAAAATACGAGATAGCCGCATATTTACATGATGCAGGGAAAGTAGCAGTACCCAAGAGTATATTGGATAAACCCTCAGCCCTGACGCTGGAAGAGTTTAAGCTTATGAAAAGACATCCGGTGTATACAATGGAAATTATCAGCATGATAAGCGAACTAAAAGATTTGGTACCTGTGGCGGGAGGCCATCATGAAAGATACGACGGCAGAGGATATCCTGACGGTGCTAGTGGAGAAAATATTCCATTGGGTGCACGAATAATGGCAGTAGCGGATTCCTTCGATGCAATGACGTCTTTTAGACCGTATCAAAAAACTAAGAGCAAGGATGAGGCTAAAAAGGAACTGATAAAAAATGCAGGAAGTCAGTTCGACCCCGAGATAGTCAAAGTTGCGACGAGGGTGTTATGA
- a CDS encoding gamma-glutamyl-gamma-aminobutyrate hydrolase family protein, protein MLPLIGITMSFDYDKNQAQLGEKYFHAVQLAGGLPVAIPPIQDETALKAMVEKLDGIILSGGPDIDPSYYNEKPSTNLGDVNPCRDTAEMFLADEMLRVKKPLLGICRGMQVLNVVLGGTLFQDIPTEFKQPLKHVQSAPRWHGTHEIEIVEEDSAIFQILRKKHLCVNSFHHQAVKEPAASCKVSALASDGVVEAIELREVDMFCIGVQWHPEEMMGDAAFLRIFESMIDAAKRC, encoded by the coding sequence ATGCTGCCTCTTATAGGAATTACCATGTCTTTTGATTATGATAAAAATCAGGCTCAACTAGGTGAAAAATATTTTCATGCGGTACAATTAGCCGGAGGGTTACCGGTTGCAATACCGCCGATTCAAGATGAAACGGCCTTGAAAGCCATGGTTGAAAAGCTTGACGGTATAATCTTATCCGGAGGGCCCGACATAGACCCTTCATATTATAATGAAAAACCAAGTACTAATCTAGGAGATGTAAATCCCTGCAGAGATACTGCTGAAATGTTTCTTGCCGATGAGATGCTAAGAGTCAAAAAGCCTTTATTGGGGATATGTAGGGGTATGCAAGTTTTAAATGTAGTTTTGGGTGGAACATTATTTCAGGATATCCCCACCGAGTTTAAACAGCCTTTAAAACATGTTCAGAGTGCACCTCGCTGGCATGGCACACATGAAATTGAAATTGTCGAAGAAGATTCTGCTATTTTTCAAATTTTAAGGAAAAAACACTTATGTGTAAATAGTTTCCACCATCAAGCGGTAAAAGAACCGGCAGCTAGCTGTAAAGTTTCTGCATTGGCTTCGGATGGAGTTGTCGAAGCCATAGAACTAAGGGAAGTGGATATGTTTTGCATTGGGGTCCAGTGGCACCCGGAGGAAATGATGGGGGATGCTGCATTTTTACGCATATTCGAATCCATGATAGATGCTGCAAAGCGGTGTTAA